The stretch of DNA TGGTGGACCCTCGGGATCTCATAAGGCTTCGATTGGTGAGTACCATGCACTTATGACGATACAACTGACGTTTCATTACATCTAGACTTGTAGAAGGTTACAAAAGTTAACGTACGATCACGCTGTTTGGGTATCAAAGTTGAACGAACAAGCAGCGTATCTCCCTCTTCCACCGGATATTTTGCACCAGCGCGAACACGACAAACATCTCCTGACATTTTCTGAAAACTCTATTGAATCCACTGTGCTCAAAGGCCAACGAATATGTGATGCATGGCCCCGTGCTCGTTTGAAAACGCCCATCAAACTGAAGGACACGGATGGTAGATTGATGTGGATTGGTCTTAATCTTGTTGCCGATAGATGGCTGGTTGCTACATATCATGAGGGAATTATTCACATTTACGACACGAAACAAGGTTCTCCCGTTCTTCAACGTACCGTCGATCTTCAAGAGAAGGGATGGACGTCATTTTCAGTGGGAATTGACCCAACGGAGAAGCGCTTGATTATAGCCCTATGTCTTTCTCATCCGTAGGTCAAGTTCTCTCATCTCATGTAAATAAACAAGACTTAATCATTGGTTCTAGACCTTATAGGATTCATATTTACCAGATAGAACTTCTGGCCGTCAATCAAGCAGTGTCTTTGATACGCATTATCATCTTGCCTCATTATAAAATCATACAGGCCCTCGATATCCCAAATAGACTCGTCATAGTATCAACCGCTGCCTCTGTTACAACTTTGAAATGGGACGAAGACTACGATCCCGAAGCGCGTGATGCAACATTTAATGTCAATGCCGAAGACGAAGGAGGTTGGGTGCGTCAGTTTTACTGCCAAATCAATCGTCTCTAACCATTTCTACTTTAGTGGGATGGGGTAATTGGGGTCTGCCTTCTCGGGTCATACATATTAGTCCACAAAACTCGATCTCTCCATGTACGCCAATACAAAGACCGTTGCGGGTCTGCACTCAAACACAAATTTACCCTGTCATTTAAACAAGTCTCGTTTTCTGCGTCATCCAAATCGACCAACAAGCTTTCAGGAACGACGGTGTACGAAGTCTCCACTTTTGCATACGACGTGATTCAGGGACTCTTCCAATTCAACATCAAACTCACAGTCCCAGAATCTTTCGGTGTTCCCCCATCGCTCGATGTCCAACTAACAAGTGTCTACCCACTAGCGCTCGGTGTGATCCAGCCCATCGCATCTTCGCAATCCGCACCACACCCTTCTCCTTCAGTTTCCTCGCCTGATTTTAGCCCATCGCCATCGTTCAAACATACCCACGCGACTAGGGCATCTGACACATCTTCCATTGTTGTTCATCCAGCCAACCCAGCTGCGGATACGGACTACCGCTCACGGGGTTTTCTGAGCACGCAATGCATGGGACCACAGGGTAAGCGTGGGATATGGGTTGAGCGCCAACGGTCGGGCACGGTGCGTGATCTCCAAGTCTGGTTCCGCGAGCCTTCAGAGCCATCGTCAAGCGCAGAGCGTGCGCTATCAGAACCAAGCACTGCAGAATTTCCTTTGCCGGTGATGGAGATAGAGCGCAGAGTCATTTATACTCTGCAATCCTATGATCTCAGAGGTATTCACCCTCCTATATTTCGTTGTAATCAATATACTGATATTGTGTTATCAATGTAGACGATATCTTGATATCGACGTTTAACGAATTGAATGGCACAATTTATCTGGGACATCGATCAGGCTACATTTCCGTCATTGCCTTGGAATGTTGAACATTTTTAGACGATACAAATCGTTTTCTGACTGTGGGTGTGGTTTTTGTTTGTACACACCACGACTTGAATCACATCTATTTACATAACAACACGACTAGTTGCTATCCAGACAAAAGAAATTCTTTCATCATATTACTCTTCACCATATCTACCAGAACCGAGTCTGCAACGAATCCAATCCTGCCATCATTCTCAACATGACGATGTTGGATGTCAAGCTTGAAAACTAACAGTACAACCCCAAGTCAGTCGCCATCTCCACGAATGGCATAAAATCTACGAAATAGACTCACTCCGTTTCCAATAAACACCTCCGCCCTCTGCGCGACGTACATATCGAGCGCCTGTGACACAGGCTTTTCCTCCCACCCGAGACGTAGATCGCGGCTCGTTGCAATGTCTTCCCACTCCCATGGTATGCCATCCCACTCCTTTGTATCCTGCTGCAAAGCATGTTTCACTTCGTCCAGCCAGCCAGACTCGCCATTTGTCAATATGTAGATTTTCTTGAAATATTTGTTCGCTGCCGTCGCCACTCTAGTCTGACTCGTTTCTAACAACCCAAATGCACCAATTTTTACTGAATTGGTGGTCGTGCTGTTTCGAATGTGTTGCAACTTTTCAACAATGACATCCGGTATCCACCAACGCCAGTTCTTATGCGCTCGGATAACGACCTCTGTCTCTAGCCTCTCTTTCTCATGCACCAATGCCGCATAATCCATTACGACCTCCCTGACGCGCTTCACGATTTGCTGGATGTCTGGGAGACAATGGCGGGCATAgacctccttcctcctttccaTCGACGCCACTTGGAGCGGATCACTGGCACTTGTGCCATTTGCAGCTTCCTCGAGCCCTTCGACGACGTCCGGGACGTCAAACGCGTCTCGAGCTCGAGACTCTGGGAATGAGTTGAATCCAGTATACGTCGACCCCCATTCCGCAAGATGGATGCAGTGCTCTGCGAAATCACCTCGGCGGAGGTGCAATGCGAGAACTGGGAGAGTGTGCGTATCGTTCAGAAGATATTTTTTGGCTCTGTGCTTTATCCTGACTTTGGGATCTTGTTGTATGGATGCATTAAAAGGTGCAGTGCGGATAATGGCAGGGGCTGGGTTAAGATAGGTCCACCATCCTTTGAGGTACTCGGCAAGGCTGATCTGTAAATCGCCCTCTGCTGCAAAGTTCCTGATGTTCTTGAGGAACGCGCGTTTGATGAGTGGGGACCATGACCATAGCTTGAGCACTGGAGAGTTTGACAGGGTGGGCCAAAGCGAATGCATTCGCGGCGAACCAAGGAGCCTACAACAATTTACCAGGCAGGTCAATTATATTTGTACAGCAGAAACCAAGGGCATCTTCAGCGTACCAAATATCAAAGGCATGGTCTGGCGAGAACTTGTTAACCTCGATGCAACGCGCGTTTTTGTACTTGGGTGTTTCGAGCACTGCGAGCCATGCGTCTAGTACCTGTTTTCCAGTGGCTTCGGGGAGCCGAATGTTGCTGTTGGTGGTGTGCAGATATGATTCGACTGTCTCTTTATCGATCACGACTCGTTCGATTCGTGGGCAGAGTCGTTCGAAAACTCTGCTTGAGATAGATGGGGGCATTGTGATGGAGTGGTTGGCGCGTGTGTTGCTACTCGACTCGTCGATTCCTAGTATATGCCCTGGCACTTCATGTTTAACAAACTCGCATTTTGAATAGAAGTATTCACCTCTGATCATAGTGGAAAGGGGTATTCGCGAGGTGATAACCCGGCCGTTATAGTCTGAATAATTATTGCCGCTGCTGTCCCAGGTGTAGTCGTCCCACACGTATCTGCACAAAACTTAACCAATCATcatgcgcatatatccacAAACTTAACGTACCCGAGCTTCGCTTCCCCCGCCAACATGGCGCTGAACACCATTTCCTGAAGCACATTTccccacccacacccactTGCGTGGTTTGCAAAGAATATGTAGCTACCCTCTGCAATCCCGCCTGCATGGTTCAGCAGGTTGTTTACAGACAAATCGTCTTCGTATTCTCGGTATCGTTCGTATAAAGGCGGTAACGGCGGGATTGTCGAGTTGATAGGGGCTGATTCGTTGAATGGCGAGGCGTCCTGGGCATCTGGGTACGGAACCGTGTATCCCTCCGTAGATGTAGCTTGAAGGAATTTCCACTGAAGCTGCGAAAGATACAAAGACCCGGATATTA from Psilocybe cubensis strain MGC-MH-2018 chromosome 7, whole genome shotgun sequence encodes:
- a CDS encoding Strobilurin A biosynthesis cluster protein l1 encodes the protein MPFRFGEEKTQLSSASTSLSGTPNTILHFAASPRLPKRYIRMIIGIFIISGSLYLSQLQWKFLQATSTEGYTVPYPDAQDASPFNESAPINSTIPPLPPLYERYREYEDDLSVNNLLNHAGGIAEGSYIFFANHASGCGWGNVLQEMVFSAMLAGEAKLGYVWDDYTWDSSGNNYSDYNGRVITSRIPLSTMIRGHILGIDESSSNTRANHSITMPPSISSRVFERLCPRIERVVIDKETVESYLHTTNSNIRLPEATGKQVLDAWLAVLETPKYKNARCIEVNKFSPDHAFDIWLLGSPRMHSLWPTLSNSPVLKLWSWSPLIKRAFLKNIRNFAAEGDLQISLAEYLKGWWTYLNPAPAIIRTAPFNASIQQDPKVRIKHRAKKYLLNDTHTLPVLALHLRRGDFAEHCIHLAEWGSTYTGFNSFPESRARDAFDVPDVVEGLEEAANGTSASDPLQVASMERRKEVYARHCLPDIQQIVKRVREVVMDYAALVHEKERLETEVVIRAHKNWRWWIPDVIVEKLQHIRNSTTTNSVKIGAFGLLETSQTRVATAANKYFKKIYILTNGESGWLDEVKHALQQDTKEWDGIPWEWEDIATSRDLRLGWEEKPVSQALDMYVAQRAEVFIGNGFSSLTSNIVMLRMMAGLDSLQTRFW